From Enterococcus mundtii, the proteins below share one genomic window:
- a CDS encoding PTS glucitol/sorbitol transporter subunit IIA, whose translation MTQATISEIGTSAINSEEPMLILFDQSATSALRDYTIIQEFSTKENFSLNQGDQISFDQQEYTIEHVGPLANENLTTVGHVTLVFEEPPAGDRIVNGIYLSPYQLPEIAVGTTIDYKQVN comes from the coding sequence ATGACTCAAGCAACGATATCAGAAATTGGCACCTCAGCAATCAATTCAGAGGAACCTATGCTGATTTTATTCGATCAGTCGGCAACATCCGCGTTGCGTGACTATACGATCATTCAAGAATTTAGTACAAAAGAGAATTTTTCACTTAATCAAGGTGATCAAATTTCTTTTGATCAGCAAGAATATACTATCGAACATGTTGGTCCTTTGGCCAATGAAAACTTAACAACGGTTGGTCATGTGACTCTAGTTTTTGAAGAACCACCAGCAGGTGACAGAATCGTCAATGGAATCTATTTGTCCCCCTATCAACTACCAGAAATCGCTGTTGGCACGACCATCGATTATAAGCAGGTGAACTAA